GGTTGAGACTTCATTTTCTGCAAAGATTATTGTAGGAAGTTCATCTTCATCTGGTTGTAAAGAAGTTGTTTTTATCTTTTCAGCGGTTTCTTTATCCAGCATTTCAAGAAATTCTGAAAGATCTTCTTCATTGAAAGACTGATCTCCAAACAGGGTAAAATCCAAAGTGGAAGAAACTGTGGAATAAAAATCTTCTGACTGATTTTTCAGACAGGTATATAGTTGATCCTTTGTGAGTTGTTGTAATTCTTTCATAAACTTAGCCATATCGCACCTACTTTCTAAAAAATAGATAGATGCAATATAAGCAGATAAGTTTTGTTATGCCAGAAAGCCAAATTGATTCTCAAACATTTTTCCTACTATCGGAATAGGTTTCTTTTGTTCATTGGCCGCATTAATGATTCCGAATACCCATAAGATCAACAGAATCAATCCTATATAATTCAAAAAAGATAAAGCGGGAAGAATGGAAATTATAATGGAAAGAATAACATTTACAACAACGCTTAATAAAAAAAAACCTAAACCTTGCTCCAAATGATAATTGGCCAAATCACTTTTATGACTTAGATCTTTGTTTTTAATATAGGCGATAATCCATCCGATAATGGTTACATAACTTAAAATAGAAATTGTTTACTGTTCATATTGAATATTTTTTGCCAAAAGTAGAACAGTAACTACCATCTATCAATAGTTGATTGGTCAATGGCAACTTTGAATTGGTATTCGGCAGACTCTGAAAGGAAATGATCTCTTAATGATGTTATTATTCCTTCATCAACTTGAAAAAAGCATCCTTTTTGGCTCTTGATATCGGAATACTGGCTCCATTTTCCATTTCAATCATTCCTTCTCTGGAATAGCTAATAATATAATGAGTATTGATCAAGTAAGACTGGTGTACCCGAAAAAAATCAGGCGGAAGAAGGATGTTTTCATAATTTTTAAGAGGCTTGGAAATCATAATTTTTTTTCCATCGTTCAGATAGAAAGTAGTGTAAGAGCCGGAGGTTTCACAATGCATAATTTGACTAAGCTTTACGACATGCATTGCTTCCTGAGTAGGAAGAATAATTCTTTGTGGAGTTTCGTCAGATTATTATTGAGTTCACGTACTTGCTGTTCTTCAAGGAATTGCTCCTTTAATCCTGAAATTCTATCAATGGCTGCTCTGAGTTCTTCAGCATCAATAGGTTTTAACAGGTAATCCAATGCACTGAATTTGAATGCCCGAATAGCGTACTCTTCATAAGCCGTGGTAAAAATTAAATGAAATTTTCGGTAAGAAATCTGCTGGAGTACATCGAACCCTGTTCCATTTTTTAACATAATATCCATGAATACTAGATCGGGTTGCAGTCGATCAATCAATTTTGCCGCTTCATGAGCATTTTCGGCATAACCTATGATCTGTATTTTACTTGAAGCAACCATTTCCAGCATAATGGATAATGCTTCCCGTAAATGATATTCGTCTTCTATGATTATGGCTTTATACATACTTTACAATATAGGAATATATAAGGTTACCAGGCAACCTTGTTGCCCATCTTGAGCTATTGTGAGTTCTCTGACTTTAAGCTTAGCACTGGAATTATTTTCGAGCATCAGAAGCAACCTTTCATCTGTAATTTTGGTAGAAAGAGAACTATGGGAATCATCTGTTTTTTGCTTTCTGGAAGCACTAAGTCCAATTCCATTGTCTTTAATAGTACAGATAAGAAGATTTTCTAATGGTTTTTCTTCAAAAGTGATGAATAATGCTCCTTTTTGAAATGCTTCTAACGGTTTAAGCCCATGTTCAATTGCATTTTCAACAAATGGCTGTATTAAAAGAGGCGGAATATGAAGCTGCTGATCTATAGAATCATCACATTGTATCTGGTAATCAAAGCTTTGATTTAAACGAAGCTGCTGGAGTTCGATATAGTTTTCCAAAGTTAGTATTTCTTCTTCCAACGTAATAGTTTCCATTCGTGATTGTTCCAGGACTCTTCTGCTCAGTTTGGCAAATTTGCCAAGATACAATAGGGCTAGGTCGGTATCCTTTCTGAGAATCATTCCCTGGATATTCCCCAATGCATTGAAGATAAAATGAGGATCCATCTGAGATTGTAATAATCGTCTTTCAAGAGATAATTTTTCTGCCAAATTTTCCAACGTTTCCTTTTCTAAAAGCTCCATTTTAAGTTCATTATTGGCTTGTTGTTGTTGAAGAAAATCTTCCCTTTTTTGATGGTATCGTTGACGGAAATAGTAAGACCGATACATAAAAATAAGTCCAATAAACAACACTGCAGAAATTCCATATCCCAGTAACTGATTCTGTTTCTGAAGTTTATTTTCTTGTTCCAGTTGTTGAATACGGGCTATTTTCTTTTCCGATTCATATTTGGCATCAGCATTCTGAAGAATTTGTTGAGTTGATTCATCGTATTTTAGTTTGTTATATTTGATAAAAAAGGTATCATACTCAAGATAGGCTTTGTAATCTTTCTCTTCTGCTGCAATATTTTTCAGACATTCATAAAATGCTGCCAAAAGATAATTGTCTTTGTAGGGAAGATTCTGTTGATAAGAAATTCCTTCTTTAAAGAGACTTTCAGCCATTCTGTAATCTCCTTTTGATACATAAAACTGTCCCCGTAGTCCCATCGAGCTTCTGTATACGCTTTTAATTCCATATTGTTTACCAATGACTAAGGCTTTTTCTAAAGCAGACAGAAACGATTTTTCATCAATAGGCTTTGGGTCATTCATATATAAAGCTGCGAGATTGATATAAGCAACTCCAATGTTACTTTTACTATCTATTTTTGCTTCATTTTTCTCTATGAAAGCAATGGTTTGTATAAAAAATGAAAGAGCTTCCTGCCAACGATCAGTTT
This is a stretch of genomic DNA from Chryseobacterium tructae. It encodes these proteins:
- a CDS encoding LytR/AlgR family response regulator transcription factor yields the protein MYKAIIIEDEYHLREALSIMLEMVASSKIQIIGYAENAHEAAKLIDRLQPDLVFMDIMLKNGTGFDVLQQISYRKFHLIFTTAYEEYAIRAFKFSALDYLLKPIDAEELRAAIDRISGLKEQFLEEQQVRELNNNLTKLHKELFFLLRKQCMS
- a CDS encoding DUF4870 domain-containing protein — encoded protein: MANYHLEQGLGFFLLSVVVNVILSIIISILPALSFLNYIGLILLILWVFGIINAANEQKKPIPIVGKMFENQFGFLA
- a CDS encoding LytR/AlgR family response regulator transcription factor; its protein translation is MHCETSGSYTTFYLNDGKKIMISKPLKNYENILLPPDFFRVHQSYLINTHYIISYSREGMIEMENGASIPISRAKKDAFFKLMKE
- a CDS encoding sensor histidine kinase, producing the protein MTALQTSQKAESKEDEAICSAYLALTHKRLLHLKEFTKYAEKSYDIAKSLKSNRAKAFANAAMGYLKSYTDDKSKALTFFLEAYALFNTIQSYDQSAKLGADISYLFSPNSPEKVKKYADEGLSYAEKSGNPESILHARLAVGNYLSDLIASGKTDRWQEALSFFIQTIAFIEKNEAKIDSKSNIGVAYINLAALYMNDPKPIDEKSFLSALEKALVIGKQYGIKSVYRSSMGLRGQFYVSKGDYRMAESLFKEGISYQQNLPYKDNYLLAAFYECLKNIAAEEKDYKAYLEYDTFFIKYNKLKYDESTQQILQNADAKYESEKKIARIQQLEQENKLQKQNQLLGYGISAVLFIGLIFMYRSYYFRQRYHQKREDFLQQQQANNELKMELLEKETLENLAEKLSLERRLLQSQMDPHFIFNALGNIQGMILRKDTDLALLYLGKFAKLSRRVLEQSRMETITLEEEILTLENYIELQQLRLNQSFDYQIQCDDSIDQQLHIPPLLIQPFVENAIEHGLKPLEAFQKGALFITFEEKPLENLLICTIKDNGIGLSASRKQKTDDSHSSLSTKITDERLLLMLENNSSAKLKVRELTIAQDGQQGCLVTLYIPIL